A window of the Lactuca sativa cultivar Salinas chromosome 7, Lsat_Salinas_v11, whole genome shotgun sequence genome harbors these coding sequences:
- the LOC111904230 gene encoding cysteine-rich and transmembrane domain-containing protein WIH2 — protein sequence MSYYNQGQPPVGAPPPQGYPPQEGYAKDAYPPPGYPPQGYPQQGYPQQGYPQQQYPPQYAPQYAQPPPQQQQKQSSGCLEGCLAALCCCFLLEACF from the exons ATGAGTTATTACAATCAAGGCCAGCCTCCAGTCGGTGCTCCTCCTCCTCAAG GTTACCCACCACAAGAAGGATACGCGAAAGACGCCTATCCTCCGCCGGGGTATCCGCCACAGGGGTATCCACAACAGGGGTATCCGCAGCAAGGGTATCCGCAACAACAGTATCCTCCCCAATACGCCCCGCAGTACGCTCAACCTCCTCCTCAGCAGCAGCAGAAACAAAGCAGCGGTTGTCTAGAAGGCTG TTTGGCTGCTCTGTGTTGCTGTTTCTTGCTGGAGGCGTGTTTTTAA